The Lutibacter profundi genome includes a region encoding these proteins:
- a CDS encoding sensor histidine kinase — translation MLLDFHSEIFSWIRGGLFVLFVYHFLIFFQNRSKLYLYYSLYLLALSIYFLQDIVSVNFKEIYLYLNFSIQFLAYAAYVEFARDLLDTRTHLLRWDKYFEIEIKVLLALAVIFVSIQFFFGYDFQIKAFTIVAPLLTVFTLISYYIIYTRIDDNSARYFIFGSLIYVVLANISFIEVFTGLEFFTDLGVQPMFFVYLGAILQCIIFSVILGFIIKRIEQKSKNAEVRLAVKLKEMEELKMTALQSQMNPHFLFNSLNSINNFVIKNEVEKASDYITKFSKLIRVILNSSSSTTSTLSDELGILALYVKLEQMRVTGGFNYIVNIDKNLNLDKIKVPPLFLQPFIENSIWHGIMKKKGEKTIELTVKKVQNNVLCTILDNGIGINKTKTITPLSERRKFFGASATENRIRILYKNKDVHIETKDISSGEKTGTLVSISFPIS, via the coding sequence GTGGATAAGAGGAGGTCTTTTCGTTTTATTCGTGTACCATTTTTTAATTTTTTTTCAAAATAGAAGTAAACTGTATTTATACTACAGTTTGTATTTATTAGCGTTAAGCATCTATTTTTTACAAGATATTGTTTCTGTAAATTTTAAAGAAATTTATCTTTATTTAAACTTTTCAATCCAATTTTTAGCATATGCAGCCTATGTAGAATTTGCGAGAGATTTGTTGGATACAAGAACTCATTTACTAAGATGGGATAAATATTTTGAAATTGAAATAAAAGTCCTGCTAGCACTTGCAGTTATTTTTGTTTCAATTCAATTCTTCTTTGGTTATGATTTCCAAATTAAAGCTTTTACTATTGTAGCGCCCCTTTTAACAGTTTTTACATTAATTTCATACTATATAATATATACTAGGATTGATGATAACTCTGCACGATATTTTATTTTTGGATCGTTAATTTATGTTGTTTTAGCAAATATTAGCTTTATTGAAGTCTTTACAGGGTTAGAATTTTTTACAGATTTAGGTGTTCAGCCTATGTTTTTTGTGTATTTAGGAGCAATACTACAGTGTATAATATTTTCTGTGATACTTGGTTTTATAATTAAAAGAATTGAACAAAAAAGCAAAAATGCAGAGGTAAGGTTGGCAGTAAAATTAAAGGAGATGGAAGAGCTTAAAATGACGGCATTACAAAGTCAAATGAATCCTCATTTTCTATTTAATTCATTAAACTCTATTAATAATTTTGTAATAAAAAATGAAGTAGAAAAGGCATCAGATTATATAACTAAATTCTCTAAGTTAATACGTGTTATATTAAATAGTTCATCAAGTACTACATCCACACTTTCAGATGAGTTAGGTATTTTAGCATTATATGTTAAACTTGAACAAATGCGTGTTACAGGAGGCTTTAATTATATAGTGAACATAGATAAAAATCTAAATTTAGACAAAATAAAGGTACCTCCGTTGTTTTTACAACCATTTATAGAAAATTCAATTTGGCATGGTATTATGAAAAAAAAGGGAGAAAAAACAATTGAGTTGACAGTAAAAAAAGTTCAAAATAATGTTTTGTGTACTATATTAGATAATGGTATAGGAATTAATAAAACAAAAACAATAACCCCTTTATCTGAAAGGCGTAAATTTTTTGGTGCAAGCGCTACTGAAAATAGAATTAGAATTTTATACAAAAATAAAGATGTTCATATTGAAACTAAGGATATTTCTTCTGGAGAAAAAACAGGAACTTTAGTGTCAATTAGCTTTCCAATATCTTAA
- the recO gene encoding DNA repair protein RecO: MIETTKAIVIKSIKYGDTSLIVTCYTKNCGIKTYLLKGVLKSRKAKIKPAYFQPLMQLNLTVNHNSKGSLNFIRDIEILHFYNSIYTDIKKQTIALFLAEIIYYAIREEEQNSTLYKYLETSFLWLDTHDNVSNFHLLFLLNLTKFLGFYPETNLSNKIYFDLLEGNFTNFNKGNLVSGNNLIQFKKLLGINFDVLHTIDFSATNRQAVLSILIQYFELHLGGFKKPKSLTILKAVFS; the protein is encoded by the coding sequence ATGATTGAAACCACAAAAGCAATAGTAATTAAATCTATAAAATATGGAGATACAAGTTTAATAGTAACTTGTTACACAAAAAATTGTGGTATCAAAACATATTTACTTAAAGGGGTTTTGAAATCTAGAAAAGCCAAAATAAAACCAGCCTATTTCCAGCCTTTAATGCAACTTAATTTAACGGTTAATCACAATAGTAAAGGGAGTTTAAATTTTATTAGAGATATAGAGATATTGCATTTTTATAATTCAATATACACAGATATAAAAAAACAAACTATTGCATTATTTTTAGCTGAAATAATATATTATGCAATTCGTGAAGAAGAACAAAATAGCACACTATATAAATATTTAGAAACTTCATTTTTGTGGTTAGACACGCATGACAATGTTTCAAATTTTCATTTACTGTTTTTACTAAATTTAACAAAATTTCTTGGTTTTTATCCTGAAACGAATCTAAGCAATAAAATTTATTTTGATTTATTAGAAGGTAATTTCACTAATTTTAACAAAGGAAATTTAGTCTCAGGAAATAATTTAATACAATTTAAAAAGCTGTTGGGCATAAATTTTGATGTGTTACATACAATTGATTTTAGCGCCACTAACAGACAAGCAGTTTTGTCTATTTTAATTCAATATTTTGAATTACATTTGGGAGGCTTTAAAAAACCAAAATCTTTAACAATTTTAAAAGCTGTATTTAGTTAA